From the genome of Brassica oleracea var. oleracea cultivar TO1000 chromosome C4, BOL, whole genome shotgun sequence:
NNNNNNNNNNNNNNNNNNNNNNNNNNNNNNNNNNNNNNNNNNNNNNNNNNNNNNNNNNNNNNNNNNNNNNNNNNNNNNNNNNNNNNNNNNNNNNNNNNNNNNNNNNNNNNNNNNNNNNNNNNNNNNNNNNNNNNNNNNNNNNNNNNNNNNNNNNNNNNNNNNNNNNNNNNNNNNNNNNNNNNNNNNNNNNNNNNNNNNNNNNNNNNNNNNNNNNNNNNNNNNNNNNNNNNNNNNNNNNNNNNNNNNNNNNNNNNNNNNNNNNNNNNNNNNNNNNNNNNNNNNNNNNNNNNNNNNNNNNNNNNNNNNNNNNNNNNNNNNNNNNNNNNNNNNNNNNNNNNNNNNNNNNNNNNNNNNNNNNNNNNNNNNNNNNNNNNNNNNNNNNNNNNNNNNNNNNNNNNNNNNNNNNNNNNNNNNNNNNNNNNNNNNNNNNNNNNNNNNNNNNNNNNNNNNNNNNNNNNNNNNNNNNNNNNNNNNNNNNNNNNNNNNNNNNNNNNNNNNNNNNNNNNNNNNNNNNNNNNNNNNNNNNNNNNNNNNNNNNNNNNNNNNNNNNNNNNNNNNNNNNNNNNNNNNNNNNNNNNNNNNNNNNNNNNNNNNNNNNNNNNNNNNNNNNNNNNNNNNNNNNNNNNNNNNNNNNNNNNNNNNNNNNNNNNNNNNNNNNNNNNNNNNNNNNNNNNNNNNNNNNNNNNNNNNNNNNNNNNNNNNNNNNNNNNNNNNNNNNNNNNNNNNNNNNNNNNNNNNNNNNNNNNNNNNNNNNNNNNNNNNNNNNNNNNNNNNNNNNNNNNNNNNNNNNNNNNNNNNNNNNNNNNNNNNNNNNNNNNNNNNNNNNNNNNNNNNNNNNNNNNNNNNNNNNNNNNNNNNNNNNNNNNNNNNNNNNNNNNNNNNNNNNNNNNNNNNNNNNNNNNNNNNNNNNNNNNNNNNNNNNNNNNNNNNNNNNNNNNNNNNNNNNNNNNNNNNNNNNNNNNNNNNNNNNCAGAGGAGGCTGAACCAGCAAATGATGGAGATGATGCAGAGGATGTAACCGAACGAGGTGTTCCCGGATGTGCCAGACCAGTAGTTTTTTTTTGTCCAAAAACTCGGAATGTTTTATTTTTATTTGTGAAACTTTGAATATTAATTAATATGATTTCAATTTTAATTTTAATTTTATATTTTTGAATTTAAATTTCAAAAATTTTATTTTTAAAAAAAATAAATATTTTTTACATTCCGAGAAAATTAATTATATTTTTTACTCGATCGATCGATGCGTTTTTCGACATATATCCATCAATCGATCTGTTTATAAAAAAACGTTCGGAATATACCGAGGGACATCTTCCTCGGAATATACCGTGGGACACCTTTCCTCGGAATATACCGAAGGACATGTTCCTCGGAATATACCGAGGGACATCTTCCTCGGAATATACCGTGGGACACCTTTCCTCGGAATATACCGAAGGACATGTTCCTCGGAATATACCGAGGGACATCTTCCTCGGAATATACCGTGGGACACCTTTCCTCGGAATATACCGAAGGACATGTTCCTCGGAATATACCGAGGGACATGTTCCTCGGAATATTCCGAGGAAAGGTGTTCCTCGGTATATTCTGAACGTTTTTTTATAAACGGATTGATCGATGTATATATGTCCAAAAACGCANNNNNNNNNNNNNNNNNNNNNNNNNNNNNNNNNNNNNNNNNNNNNNNNNNNNNNNNNNNNNNNNNNNNNNNNNNNNNNNNNNNNNNNNNNNNNNNNNNNNNNNNNNNNNNNNNNNNNNNNNNNNNNNNNNNNNNNNNNNNNNNNNNNNNNNNNNNNNNNNNNNNNNNNNNNNNNNNNNNNNNNNNNNNNNNNNNNNNNNNNNNNCGACGATTTTTTCCCTCAGTATCCTTGCTGTTTTCTTGTAGTGTTTGCTTTGATGGGTTTATTCTTGTTTATGCCAACTTGTGCATGTGGAGATTGGAGGATAAATTAGAATGTGTTTATAGAGGCAAATCCTGAGGAATTAAAAAAAAATTCAGAAAAAAATCTTACAATACTAAAAGCCAAATATGCTCAACATGTAGGGTGTCCACATCACTTAATTAAATCTACCAATCAGAACTTTTCCTTTTGCCATGTCAAATTATCTTTCACTTTAACGGGTCATTCATATAGCTGCTAAAGATTTCAAAATGGGTCCATTCAACTAGGTCGCAAGCTTGACTCTTCCACTTCATCGTCAATCATCATCGTTTTGATTCTCTGCATAATCAACGATGTTTTTTATTCTATTATTTATGGTTTCGTTCAATCTTCCTTTGTTTGTCCTCCTATTTAAGTCTCTTCGTCCAATTTTTGGTGAAACCAAAACCTACTACCTCCACAAAAGAAGATAGAGTCATGGCCATGAAATCTGTTAGATTGACCGTGAAGTCTACCTTCGTCTCCGTAAAGTTTCCAATCTCCGACAGCTCTATTGACCGCGGCCGTCCTATGGAGTATCCAGAGAAACTCCACTGACAAAACACTACAATTGATCTTCCTCATCTGAGTGTCACCGTAAATAGCTTGAACATGGCAAATCCTTTTGTGATCCGTCATGAGGAGTGAATTCGATTGAGGCAAAACGATCTTGCTGAGCTTCTTAGGCTTCTAATCAAGCATCTTTGGAAATTGGAAGCGAGAAAGAGGTATTGCATCGTACAATCTGTTTAGTGATCCTTTCATAATATATGGGTTTCACATGTTTTTTTTTTCTGCAGCCTTTGAAATAAATAATTTTGAGTATTGATGGTTACTTTGAGCTTGCTTAATCTGCTGTGGGTACTCTTGGCTACTTTTAGGAACAGGTGCGTTCTAATCTTGGTGTATGCATATCTTTTAGTCAATAGAATGATTGGTATTGGACTGGGTTTGTTATTGAGTCAGGAAAAAAACATGCTATACAAATCTATTTCTGCATAATAACTATATTTTAATTGAACTCATTGTAGAAATTCTATCTTTTAATGCTGAGCAATCTCAGGTGAGAGACTGATCACTACGTTGTTTCATGTTAATACGTTTTCTAAGGTCTTCAAATGCCGTGTAATTTTGGGTACTGGCTTCTTCACACCTGTACCTATATATGAAATTATTAGTTATGTTTTTATAAAGAGTTCCTTGCATATGGTTCTGGATTTTAATAGCATCCCGTGACAATATCAATCACACGTTGATGTTGGGATTTGATTTGAATTATTTTGCTTCTTTTTGTCGTTGTCTGATTTTTTCTGTTTTTCTTTTCAGTTTATTTTTGTTTAATATTTAGCCATTTCTTTAATTACATATGTAAGTTTATTTAGTTGAACAATTCATTTAGCATGATTAATGGCCCAGGTGCAATTTTCCCTAAATGAGTATTTTCATGTATCATTCTGAGTTTTACTACCGCTTGGTTTTTCGATCAATTATTATATCATGTGTTTCTCCTTCACATTTGCAATAATTATCCAAAGAAAATTATTGCTGGGTAAATCCTTCTGTTTCTCAATTATGTTACACCTGATATTTTGATATTAAAATTTCACATAATTAACGTGTTGTAGTCTTTGCTGATTTCATCTGCTTATGATACTGAGTTCTAGAATTAATAGGTTCATTTTGATTCAAAAAGTATCATAGATAATTCTTTAGAAAATATGCTGGGAACACCAACAGACGTTGCTAATATCTATGTGTTAACCATCCCTCCAAATAGAGTGGCAATGTTGCACCGAGCCCCATGTCTTCATCAAGAGTTTTCATTGACAAGGATGTGCCTCCGACAATTGATTACCTCTCTTGGTATGTGTTTCTGTGGCAATGAATTTTACACTTCAAAACTCTTATCTGATTCAGAGTTCATGTTCCAGGTTGGCTGAGAAGTGAGGACCTATATGTTGCTTCCATGTTTATTGCATTAGAGGTCACCAAGGTTGAAAGCCTTACTATAGGTGAGATTTATGCCTTCCTTAGACAGGAACCTATTCAGGTAGTTTGAAAACTGTTACAACACAAATAACCATCAAAATTACTATGATTAGTGCTTGCTCTTAACCAAATGCAGACAACCTTTTTAACTGCATGCCTTTTATAACCATGGATCCTCATCATGAGATGGCAACTCCACAGTGTCTGTTGGATACAATTGGCCAAACCCACAATGTCAAAGTGAAGGTTTCTGACCGCAGCTTCACTGAAAAATACCATAACTGTCTCAAAGGTTGTATGTCCTCCAGTCTTGCCAGATGTAAGAATCACCTGTGCAGATCAGTCACCGCAGACATTAAAGGTGAGCAACTTCCCGGGCCAATTGTAACATGTAACTCTGCCTTTGGTGAAACCTTTTACACTGGGTCTTCTTCTGGTGGAAGTGCTCCAACTAATGACAGTGAAGTGGAGCAGGAAACCAAGAGTCCAAGATTTAGTAGCTAATACCTGTCAAATCTCAGCTCCATGTTGCTTTAGTTCTGTCATTATCTATATCGCTTAAGTTTATGTACTTCTCTAGGATTTCCTTCTGCATATCTGAACATAATCTTTTCATTTTTTTTTACTCGTTGGAAATACATAACTTACTTTGAGTTGAACTTATTTTACTTAAAGCAAAGTCTCTCCAGATAATGTAAGCATTTGATAAACTCTTATTCTGACAGATTGACACAGTGATTGTGTTTGGTTTTTTGGGTTGATAGATTCACATATCAGATTACCTATACAAAGGTACTGCTCTGCATCTCGCGGCTCAAATAGCCATCCTTGATGTAACAGGATATTGCTTTCCGAGTGTATACCAGTGTCTCAATTGCTGGCGCCTGTTGACTGATAACAAATCTTTAGTTGCTGGATTTGATCAAAAGGTTTTGATAGTGTTTTGAAAGAGTTAAAGCTTATGGCTTCAGTTCTCATGATTAGCTGAAGATGTTTTTTAACCACAAAGTGATATTTAGAGCATCAGATGGAGGAACAACACACAAAGAGACGCTGCAGTTACTCATGAATTTGGGAACTTCTGTTGCTTAGTTCACTGTGGAAGATGGAACCACAATAGATCTTATAGGTTATTATCATATTACCCGATTAATGCTGAGATTTTGAAGGGAGAGGCTAAACTCTAGCTTATTGTTTCCCTTTGTCTCTTTCGTTTTGTATTGAAGGTGGTAAGAGTACAATTCTCCATTATGCTTCATATGGCGGAGACACGCAATGCTCAACCAAATAATAGAACAACATGGTTACTCTTTCTGAAAGTTCAGTGTAAAATTCAGATATGAATTCGTTTCGCATTTGTATTTATCAGCTATGATCGACAAGAGTACCTCTTTGGCTGCCATTAACTCTAATAGGTTCACTTTTTCTCTGTTTCTATGTCTGCCAAACTCAATCTAACAATTTATATAAGACCACATTTTCTTTATTCATTTCCTTTTATTGGTTTCAGATAGACTCCATGGATGGTTTCTTGCTCATGGCATCGGAACTAGCTCGAAGAAACACTAAACCTAATCAGAGAACAGGCACATAACCATCAACATATATCTCTACTAAACCCAACTGCTGGTGGAAAAAAAAGAATTGTTAAACATCAATGCTGAAAACAAACTCATTAGAACTCCTAAATCCTGAAAAGGAACCTCATAAAAATAATATTTAACTGAGAACAACGTAATAACATTTGGTAGAGATATCTGGTATTCACGACATATAAACTCCATGAAAATCATTCTATTTTTCTCAACTTTTCAGAAAATATACAATAAGCAATTAACTGTCTACCTTTTATCAATGTATTAAACCAGATTTTTTCTGCTGTAAAAATATTTTGAATAAATATCTGTGTTTTTATTATTGTTTACGTTTACATTCTAATAATTTAAACTTCATTTTAATATTTTTTATTTGTCATTGTTTCCGATATATATAAGTTAAATATACCAATAGAAATAACTTAATATATTAAAGCAACTACACTAGTTTGATAATATTTAGTAAAATTATATCTAAAACGATGTAACAATTCTATGAAATATAAAAATATACACCAAATAAAATAATAAAATAATATGAAATTTAAATTTCTAAAATTTAAATAATGTACATATGGTAAAGTCAAATATTTTTTATTTTATAAATAAAAATATTTAAAAATAGAAAAAAATTGAATAAGAAATTTTTTGTAAATTATTATCTTTATAAATTAATAAAATTTCAAAATCCCAACAATATTAATTTATTGAGATTTTACTGTAATAATTTATAAAATAAACTCGGGCGTAGTCCGGAAAAGTCTCTGGTTTAACTAAAAAGGCAAAGTCAGATGATTCCCTTGACTAAAAATTTAACTAAAAATCACAGTTTTTTTGTGGTTGCGGGGTTCAAGTTCTTATTTATTGTTGTTCATACGATCGAATCTAAAATACTCAAAAAAATTATTCAGTTCACGATAGTGTCACTATATCTTGGGAAAGACGGCGCTCTCAACTGGACTAAAGGGAAAACTTGAGTGGGTATCATTATAATCAAAAATAAAGAAAAAAAATTGGAAATGGAAAGAGAGGATATGAAGAAGTTTTTTTTTTTTTTGAAAATTAAATATGAAGAAGTTTTTAATTAAGAGATTTAAAGAAACTCAGAATTTAAATGTCAATTGTTTGTTAGCTTAACTTTAAAAATTTTATTTAAAATTTTTGACTTCAAAAAAATTATTTAAAATTTAAGATATTTTTTAAGAATCTCAATGAGGTTTTACCATTGAGACTGCTATAACTCTTCTTTTTTCTAGTGGTTATACCGATGCGGACAAGAACGCTTAAGAGCATGATATCCCACAAAAATTTTAAAAACCAATCCCCAAAATCACCAAATAAAGATCGGTATTTGGGGAGTTTTTGCACTGTTTGCGGGCTCCACCGACACGTGGCAGCCCGCGATTGGTTTATTTTTTTTTTTTTTTTTTCAGAAAAAAAAAAATTCTTAATATGGTCTTAGACTATTGGATTCTGGAATCTCCTCTCCTCTGATTCTTTCTCTGTTTTTTTTTTCTGTTTGTAAACCCATTAATGTGTAACAGCTTAACATATCAATAGTCATCCTTTTATAAGCTACCTTAGATCCATTAGCCCAACAGATCCATTCTGTTGTAAACGCTTAAAGCCCAATTTAGGACCAATAGAGTTTCGGTATAGACACGTTAATTCCACAACCTCTACCTTGTTTTCATCAAAACTTATCATTTCAGACAACCCTCCAAAAGCTTAGTGAATCTCTGACGAACTCCTTTTGTCTTCTACTCTTTTACGACTTATCTTGACGTCTCTCTTTCATCACATATGATGAAACTGAGCTACACAACACAGCTACACCTTCAAGATATCACATTTTATATTCTTGTTTCAATTCCCTTTCTTCCCAAGTCTGAACCGCCAAACTGACAACCCCTTCTTCCGACTTCCCTAACCCTTTAGGATGACAAAGTTGGCCGCATATCGGCTCAAGCTTCGGCTTACACCTCTGGTAAGAGGTAAACGCTTCTTCTTACTTATTTTTCCAAATCTGAGGTAGATCTAAAGATGCAAACCGATGATCTTTATTTTATCAGTAGAACTCAACCTTTTACCTTTTAAAATCGACTTATACCTTCTTATTCGCTGCAATATGAGAATCATCGAGACATCTCATCAGCCGCATGTTGCATGCAGGGCCGGCTCATAAACATTTTAGGCCCCTGGGCAAAAACAAATTATATAGCCTTTTGGCAATTTTTTTTTGAAAATCAAGTAAAAACTAAAATTTAATGTAATTATTTAAGCTATTATATTATTTTGTAAGGAAATTTTCAAGATAATTTAATTTTTAAAATAGATATAACTAAATTTAGTTAAAAATATTTATATTTACTTTTTTGTTTATTAAAAATGCAAACAAATTGTAAAAAAAAAATTGGACCCCTGGGCCCCGGGGCGGTCGCACTCCCCGCCCTACCATCTAAGCAGCCCCTGGTTGCATGGAACCTGCGAACTTTGACAAACACCAAATCCTTCTCCAGTGTCTTCCCAAGTACGGTCTTTGTTAGGATATCAGCTAGGTTTAGCGTAGTATGAATCTTTACCATTATCCTGCTTCCATCGGCAATTACATTTCAAATAAAATTGAACCTATGTGTTTAGTTCTTTTGTAAAAGCATCTATTCTTTACCAAAAATATAGCTGATTGTGATTCACAATTAACTTTAACTGCCCATGTATCATGACTTAGATCTTCACACATACCCTTAATCCATAAGAACTAGTCTTCGTACTGAGACTATAACTCTTAAGGAAGAAAATCGATTCTAATGAAATCATGGCTGGAATTGATATCTTATTTAAATAGAAAGATTTCAAATATCTGGAATTTATTTTTATATATTATATGGATGATCCGAACCGCAAGGAATACCTATTTAGTAGCTTCAGTTAAGGTCATCTACTCTGACTAGCTCTATAGTAAAGAGAGAAATTATTGGTTCGAGCTCCGATCTCCAGCTAGTAGTATTACCTCATACGTGAAAATATAGCCAGTAATTAATCTCATTTTGTGGAGATCAGTTGTATAATCTACATCACAGAATCCTTCCACCTCATGACTTTGCTTCTTTCAAACAGTTCAAGGAAAAATCTTCCTCAAATGTACATTAAAATCCATTTCACTTTCTCTTAGTGTTCTCTATCTGAATTTCCCATAAACCTGCTCACAATCACAGAATCCCTCCAACTGCACATGCATACATAATTTCTCTCATTAACTCTGGTTCCTCTTTGCTTCTTCTTAACTCATACTTTTCAGGTTGAATTGATACCCTAATTGGAGTAGAAATTGGTTTGCAATACGCAATGTTCAAAGTTGAGAGCACATGTTCTAATTATTTTCTTTGAGAAAACTTCAGTGAACCTTCT
Proteins encoded in this window:
- the LOC106340735 gene encoding uncharacterized protein LOC106340735, which translates into the protein MVTLSLLNLLWVLLATFRNRVAMLHRAPCLHQEFSLTRMCLRQLITSLGWLRSEDLYVASMFIALEVTKVESLTIDNLFNCMPFITMDPHHEMATPQCLLDTIGQTHNVKVKVSDRSFTEKYHNCLKGCMSSSLARCKNHLCRSVTADIKGEQLPGPIVTCNSAFGETFYTGSSSGGSAPTNDSEVEQETKSPRFSS